From the Carya illinoinensis cultivar Pawnee chromosome 4, C.illinoinensisPawnee_v1, whole genome shotgun sequence genome, one window contains:
- the LOC122307517 gene encoding aspartic proteinase A1-like isoform X1 → MCINYFAVSKMKTRSRITLAALLLLFLLSPTVFSTPNDRLIRVGLKKKKLDDSNRLAGQIDSTERVTVRAPVRKYYLHGNSEDTSIVALKNYMDAQYFGEIGIGTPSQKFTVIFDTGSSNLWVPSSKCYFSVACFFHSKYKSSQSSTYQKNGKSAEIHYGTGAISGFFSQDHVKLGDLIVTNQDFIEATREPSITFLAAKFDGILGLGFQEISVGNALPVWYNMVNQGLIKEPVFSFWLNRNIEGEEGGEIVFGGVDSDHYNGEHTYVPVTQKGYWQFDLDDVLVDGETTGFCGDGCSAIADSGTSLLAGPTTVITQINHAIGASGVVSQECKAVIAQYGKTILDMLVAETQPKKICSQIGFCTFSGTHSISMGIESVVDGNKNKASGGVHDAMCTACEMAVVWMANQLKRNQTEDQILNYVNELCDRLPSPNGESAVQCSSLSSLPSVSFTIGGKAFDLAPDQYILKVGEGVSAQCISGFIALDVAPPRGPLWILGDIFIGRYHTVFDHGNLRVGFAEAA, encoded by the exons ATGTGCATTAATTATTTTGCAGTTTCCAAGATGAAAACCAGATCTAGAATCACTCTGGCTGCTCTTCTTCTCTTGTTCCTTCTGTCCCCAACGGTGTTCTCCACGCCCAATGATCGGTTGATCCGAGTTGGacttaaaaagaagaaattggACGACAGCAACCGGCTTgctggacaaattgactctacgGAAAGGGTAACAGTTCGAGCTCCTGTCAGAAAATATTATCTCCATGGTAACTCTGAGGACACCAGTATTGTCGCACTAAAGAACTACATGGATGCTCAGTATTTTGGTGAGATTGGAATTGGTACTCCTTCTCAAAAGTTCACTGTGATATTTGACACTGGAAGTTCTAATCTTTGGGTGCCCTCTTCGAAGTGTTATTTCTCA GTTGCTTGCTTTTTTCACTCAAAGTATAAGTCCAGCCAATCAAGCACCTACCAAAAGAATG GGAAATCTGCTGAGATCCATTATGGAACTGGAGCAATTTCAGGTTTCTTTAGCCAGGACCATGTCAAACTTGGGGATCTTATTGTTACGAATCAG GATTTTATCGAGGCAACCAGAGAGCCTAGCATCACGTTCTTGGCAGCCAAGTTTGATGGTATACTTGGACTTGGATTTCAAGAGATCTCAGTTGGTAATGCTCTCCCTGTCTG GTATAATATGGTCAATCAAGGTCTTATAAAAGAACCAGTTTTCTCATTTTGGTTAAACCGCAACATTGAAGGGGAAGAAGGGGGTGAAATTGTGTTTGGTGGAGTTGATTCTGATCATTACAATGGTGAGCACACCTATGTTCCTGTGACCCAGAAAGGCTATTGGCAG TTTGATTTGGACGATGTACTAGTTGATGGCGAAACAACTG GATTTTGTGGTGATGGTTGTTCAGCAATTGCCGATTCCGGAACCTCTTTGTTGGCTGGCCCAACT ACTGTCATTACACAAATCAATCATGCAATTGGAGCTTCTGGGGTTGTAAGCCAAGAATGCAAGGCAGTGATTGCGCAATATGGGAAAACCATTCTGGACATGCTGGTAGCTGAG ACACAACCCAAAAAAATCTGCTCCCAGATTGGTTTCTGTACTTTTTCTGGGACTCACAGCATTAG TATGGGCATTGAGAGTGTGGTTGATGGGAACAAAAACAAGGCATCTGGTGGGGTGCATGACGCCATGTGTACTGCTTGTGAGATGGCAGTGGTTTGGATGGCAAATCAGCTAAAACGGAATCAGACAGAAGATCAGATATTGAATTATGTCAATGAG CTTTGTGACCGACTTCCCAGTCCAAATGGAGAATCAGCAGTTCAATGTAGCAGTCTATCGTCCTTGCCTTCTGTTTCATTCACCATTGGTGGTAAAGCATTTGATCTTGCACCAGATCAG TATATTCTTAAAGTGGGAGAGGGAGTTTCTGCTCAATGCATTAGTGGATTTATTGCTTTGGATGTGGCCCCACCCCGTGGACCTCTCTG GATTCTGGGAGACATTTTCATTGGCCGCTATCACACAGTGTTTGATCATGGGAATCTTCGAGTTGGATTTGCTGAAGCAGCTTAA
- the LOC122306674 gene encoding probable WRKY transcription factor 31 translates to MAKGSGLSVDSDPIGFFCHQPMVINSFPEDNPGREPKWKLGAMDAALTNSAPPTIQFPLNLNWSRRQDSPSSSDNKRTVIDEVDFFAEKHGRDNKAASTDTDRKDSDGPAALEFNVNTGLNLLTTNTSSDQSMVDDGLSPNVEAKRAKSELAVLQTEFKRMKTENQRLKAMVDQVSTNYNTLRMHFVTLMKAQTSKNPEESGILVDGKVDGKNNGSLIVPRQFMDLRPETNGDANNKKMLSTLMEGRSQDQSRSPGKTAEVMASEFIMSKSGNLNEELAFHQDKKDEDGGKTGRGDHSPDQASQEWSPSNKVPRFNPPKDVHDQTEAATMRKARVSVRARSEAPMITDGCQWRKYGQKMAKGNPCPRAYYRCTMANGCPVRKQVQRCAEDRTIIVTTYEGNHSHPLPPNAMAMASTTSSAAQMLLSGSMSSADGIMNSNILTRTLLPCSSSMATISASAPFPTVTLDLTQSPNPLHEFQRPPSQFQIPFPNPAQSISDAQTTLLPQIFSQALHNQSRFSGLQMSGQDMDPSQLGHLQPHALELMNQVGQQNSLSDSLSAATAAIAADPNFTAALVAAITSIIGASSRTKDNSNNNANLTSTTSSNANLTSTSNSNGNNNISNSSFQGN, encoded by the exons ATGGCCAAAGGAAGTGGACTTTCTGTTGATTCAGATCCAATTGGGTTCTTTTGCCACCAGCCAATGGTAATCAACTCGTTCCCTGAAGACAATCCTGGCCGAGAACCCAAGTGGAAGCTGGGTGCCATGGATGCCGCTCTCACCAACTCAGCTCCCCCGACTATCCAATTCCCACTGAACCTTAACTGGTCTCGTCGCCAAGATTCTCCTTCATCGTCAGACAACAAACGCACTGTTATCGACGAGGTGGACTTCTTTGCCGAGAAACACGGCCGCGACAACAAAGCTGCCTCTACCGATACCGACAGAAAAGACTCGGACGGTCCGGCCGCGTTAGAGTTTAACGTAAAC actGGTTTGAATCTTCTTACTACCAACACTAGTAGCGACCAATCCATGGTGGACGATGGCCTATCACCGAACGTGGAAGCTAAAAGAGCTAAGAGTGAG TTGGCTGTTCTTCAAACTGAGTTTAAGCGAATGAAGACCGAGAATCAGCGTCTAAAAGCGATGGTTGATCAGGTTTCTACCAATTATAATACTCTACGGATGCATTTCGTTACTCTTATGAAGGCTCAGACATCCAAAAACCCTGAAGAAAGTGGTATATTGGTGGATGGAAAAGTAGATGGCAAAAATAATGGATCATTAATAGTGCCAAGGCAGTTCATGGATCTTCGGCCGGAGACTAATGGAGATGCTAATAATAAGAAGATGTTGTCTACATTAATGGAAGGAAGAAGCCAGGACCAGTCAAGATCGCCAGGTAAAACGGCAGAAGTCATGGCGTCGGAGTTTATAATGAGTAAAAGTGGGAATCTGAACGAGGAGCTTGCGTTTCATCAGGACAAAAAGGACGAAGATGGTGGTAAAACTGGGAGAGGAGATCATAGCCCAGATCAAGCTTCACAAGAATGGAGTCCTTCTAATAAGGTTCCTAGATTCAATCCTCCAAAAGATGTTCATGATCAAACGGAGGCCGCCACGATGAGGAAGGCGCGGGTATCGGTTAGAGCTCGATCAGAGGCTCCTATG ATCACTGATGGCTGCCAATGGCGGAAGTATGGACAGAAGATGGCTAAGGGAAACCCATGTCCTCGAGCTTACTATCGCTGCACCATGGCTAATGGTTGCCCAGTCCGTAAACAA GTACAGAGATGTGCAGAAGATCGGACGATCATTGTAACGACATATGAAGGCAATCATAGCCATCCCTTACCCCCGAACGCCATGGCAATGGCATCGACAACTTCATCAGCAGCACAAATGCTGCTGTCGGGCTCTATGTCTAGTGCTGATGGAATAATGAACTCAAATATTCTCACTAGGACACTGCTGCCATGCTCCTCTAGCATGGCCACCATCTCAGCCTCAGCCCCATTTCCCACTGTTACATTAGACTTAACTCAATCCCCCAACCCATTACATGAATTCCAAAGGCCACCAAGCCAATTCCAAATCCCATTCCCAAACCCAGCCCAGAGCATTTCCGATGCCCAGACCACATTGCTGCCTCAGATATTTAGTCAAGCACTTCACAATCAATCAAGATTCTCTGGTCTTCAAATGTCCGGCCAAGATATGGACCCTTCTCAGTTGGGTCACCTTCAGCCACACGCATTGGAATTAATGAACCAGGTGGGGCAGCAGAACTCGCTTTCTGATTCTCTCAGTGCAGCCACTGCTGCCATTGCCGCGGACCCGAACTTCACTGCAGCTCTTGTAGCAGCCATCACTTCGATTATTGGTGCTAGTTCTCGAACGAAAGACAATAGTAACAACAATGCCAACTTGACAAGCACTACCAGCAGCAATGCCAACTTAACTTCTACTAGCAACAGCAATGGCAACAATAATATCAGCAATTCAAGTTTCCAAGGCAATTGA
- the LOC122307517 gene encoding aspartic proteinase A1-like isoform X3, protein MKTRSRITLAALLLLFLLSPTVFSTPNDRLIRVGLKKKKLDDSNRLAGQIDSTERVTVRAPVRKYYLHGNSEDTSIVALKNYMDAQYFGEIGIGTPSQKFTVIFDTGSSNLWVPSSKCYFSVACFFHSKYKSSQSSTYQKNGKSAEIHYGTGAISGFFSQDHVKLGDLIVTNQDFIEATREPSITFLAAKFDGILGLGFQEISVGNALPVWYNMVNQGLIKEPVFSFWLNRNIEGEEGGEIVFGGVDSDHYNGEHTYVPVTQKGYWQFDLDDVLVDGETTGFCGDGCSAIADSGTSLLAGPTTVITQINHAIGASGVVSQECKAVIAQYGKTILDMLVAETQPKKICSQIGFCTFSGTHSISMGIESVVDGNKNKASGGVHDAMCTACEMAVVWMANQLKRNQTEDQILNYVNELCDRLPSPNGESAVQCSSLSSLPSVSFTIGGKAFDLAPDQYILKVGEGVSAQCISGFIALDVAPPRGPLWILGDIFIGRYHTVFDHGNLRVGFAEAA, encoded by the exons ATGAAAACCAGATCTAGAATCACTCTGGCTGCTCTTCTTCTCTTGTTCCTTCTGTCCCCAACGGTGTTCTCCACGCCCAATGATCGGTTGATCCGAGTTGGacttaaaaagaagaaattggACGACAGCAACCGGCTTgctggacaaattgactctacgGAAAGGGTAACAGTTCGAGCTCCTGTCAGAAAATATTATCTCCATGGTAACTCTGAGGACACCAGTATTGTCGCACTAAAGAACTACATGGATGCTCAGTATTTTGGTGAGATTGGAATTGGTACTCCTTCTCAAAAGTTCACTGTGATATTTGACACTGGAAGTTCTAATCTTTGGGTGCCCTCTTCGAAGTGTTATTTCTCA GTTGCTTGCTTTTTTCACTCAAAGTATAAGTCCAGCCAATCAAGCACCTACCAAAAGAATG GGAAATCTGCTGAGATCCATTATGGAACTGGAGCAATTTCAGGTTTCTTTAGCCAGGACCATGTCAAACTTGGGGATCTTATTGTTACGAATCAG GATTTTATCGAGGCAACCAGAGAGCCTAGCATCACGTTCTTGGCAGCCAAGTTTGATGGTATACTTGGACTTGGATTTCAAGAGATCTCAGTTGGTAATGCTCTCCCTGTCTG GTATAATATGGTCAATCAAGGTCTTATAAAAGAACCAGTTTTCTCATTTTGGTTAAACCGCAACATTGAAGGGGAAGAAGGGGGTGAAATTGTGTTTGGTGGAGTTGATTCTGATCATTACAATGGTGAGCACACCTATGTTCCTGTGACCCAGAAAGGCTATTGGCAG TTTGATTTGGACGATGTACTAGTTGATGGCGAAACAACTG GATTTTGTGGTGATGGTTGTTCAGCAATTGCCGATTCCGGAACCTCTTTGTTGGCTGGCCCAACT ACTGTCATTACACAAATCAATCATGCAATTGGAGCTTCTGGGGTTGTAAGCCAAGAATGCAAGGCAGTGATTGCGCAATATGGGAAAACCATTCTGGACATGCTGGTAGCTGAG ACACAACCCAAAAAAATCTGCTCCCAGATTGGTTTCTGTACTTTTTCTGGGACTCACAGCATTAG TATGGGCATTGAGAGTGTGGTTGATGGGAACAAAAACAAGGCATCTGGTGGGGTGCATGACGCCATGTGTACTGCTTGTGAGATGGCAGTGGTTTGGATGGCAAATCAGCTAAAACGGAATCAGACAGAAGATCAGATATTGAATTATGTCAATGAG CTTTGTGACCGACTTCCCAGTCCAAATGGAGAATCAGCAGTTCAATGTAGCAGTCTATCGTCCTTGCCTTCTGTTTCATTCACCATTGGTGGTAAAGCATTTGATCTTGCACCAGATCAG TATATTCTTAAAGTGGGAGAGGGAGTTTCTGCTCAATGCATTAGTGGATTTATTGCTTTGGATGTGGCCCCACCCCGTGGACCTCTCTG GATTCTGGGAGACATTTTCATTGGCCGCTATCACACAGTGTTTGATCATGGGAATCTTCGAGTTGGATTTGCTGAAGCAGCTTAA
- the LOC122306914 gene encoding mitogen-activated protein kinase kinase kinase 18-like has product MYVYVYVYVYVYVYIYTHIRASADSIETAKPRAISYQLSNMNWTRGKAIGHGSSATVSLATPHLSGSVFAVKSAELFQSEFLQREQQILSSLSDPHIVSYKGCDVSMENNMLMYNLFMEYVPGGTLTDVIRTCGGRLQESVIGCYTQQILQGLEYLHSQGFVHCDIKGTNILISEENGAKIADFGCAKWVDEKVEKDMKMPKIGGTPMFMAPEVMRGEEQGFPCDIWALGCTVIEMATGGAPWPNVSDPVSALFHIAYSGELPEFPSFLSEQAKDFLDKCLRRSPKERWTASQLLKHPFLVEFNSSAKIIQESNSSSPTTILDQGFWNSLEDSELNLDSLIEENPGADRIRRLSLLSEVPDWTWDEKWITIRGNNGEEINMIMDDSEGEADDIMCCSGSATASISKVLVELKSTVGSEGLISFSDSNVNSSSGNLISFFQCAKSSVALSHFSFERDKEKLFLPSIPSF; this is encoded by the coding sequence atgtatgtgtatgtgtatgtgtatgtgtatgtgtatgtatatatatatacacatatacgtGCATCGGCAGATTCGATAGAAACAGCAAAGCCTCGAGCCATCTCATATCAGCTCTCCAATATGAATTGGACCAGAGGAAAGGCCATCGGCCATGGCTCATCCGCCACCGTCTCCCTAGCCACCCCTCACCTTTCCGGGAGCGTTTTTGCCGTGAAGTCGGCGGAGCTATTCCAATCTGAGTTCTTGCAAAGAGAGCAACAAATTCTCTCCTCTTTGAGCGATCCTCATATAGTCAGCTACAAGGGTTGTGATGTTAGCATGGAGAACAACATGCTCATGTACAACCTCTTCATGGAGTATGTCCCTGGAGGCACGCTTACCGATGTAATTCGCACCTGTGGAGGTCGGCTTCAAGAATCGGTGATCGGATGTTACACGCAGCAGATTTTACAAGGGCTGGAGTACTTGCATTCGCagggttttgtgcattgtgaCATCAAAGGCACGAACATTTTGATTAGTGAAGAAAATGGTGCCAAAATTGCTGACTTTGGATGTGCTAAGTGGGTTGATGAGAAAGTTGAGAAGGACATGAAAATGCCGAAGATTGGCGGCACGCCTATGTTTATGGCGCCGGAGGTGATGCGTGGAGAGGAGCAGGGGTTCCCTTGTGACATTTGGGCACTTGGGTGCACAGTTATTGAAATGGCTACAGGCGGTGCACCGTGGCCTAATGTGTCTGACCCAGTATCGGCCTTGTTCCATATTGCATATTCCGGTGAATTGCCTGAGTTTCCAAGTTTTCTATCCGAGCAAGCAAAGGATTTCTTGGATAAGTGCCTGAGGAGAAGTCCAAAGGAGCGGTGGACAGCTAGTCAACTTCTTAAGCATCCATTTCTTGTGGAATTCAATTCCAGTGCAAAGATAATTCAAGAATCCAATTCAAGTTCGCCTACAACTATTCTTGATCAAGGCTTTTGGAACTCGCTGGAAGACTCAGAATTAAATCTAGACAGTCTAATTGAGGAAAACCCGGGTGCTGATAGGATCAGACGGTTGTCGTTGCTTTCAGAGGTACCTGATTGGACATGGGAtgaaaaatggatcacaataagGGGGAATAATGGTGAGGAAATCAATATGATTATGGATGATTCTGAAGGTGAAGCTGATGATATAATGTGTTGCAGTGGGTCAGCAACAGCTTCCATTAGTAAAGTATTGGTAGAACTGAAAAGCACAGTCGGTAGTGAGGGGTTGATTAGTTTTTCAGATAGCAATGTAAATAGCAGTAGTggaaatttaattagtttcttTCAATGTGCGAAAAGTAGTGTAGCTTTGAGCCATTTCAGTTTTGAGAGGGACAAAGAAAAGTTGTTTCTTCCTTCAATTCCAAGTTTTTaa
- the LOC122307517 gene encoding aspartic proteinase A1-like isoform X2, which translates to MVLVIDLSKMKTRSRITLAALLLLFLLSPTVFSTPNDRLIRVGLKKKKLDDSNRLAGQIDSTERVTVRAPVRKYYLHGNSEDTSIVALKNYMDAQYFGEIGIGTPSQKFTVIFDTGSSNLWVPSSKCYFSVACFFHSKYKSSQSSTYQKNGKSAEIHYGTGAISGFFSQDHVKLGDLIVTNQDFIEATREPSITFLAAKFDGILGLGFQEISVGNALPVWYNMVNQGLIKEPVFSFWLNRNIEGEEGGEIVFGGVDSDHYNGEHTYVPVTQKGYWQFDLDDVLVDGETTGFCGDGCSAIADSGTSLLAGPTTVITQINHAIGASGVVSQECKAVIAQYGKTILDMLVAETQPKKICSQIGFCTFSGTHSISMGIESVVDGNKNKASGGVHDAMCTACEMAVVWMANQLKRNQTEDQILNYVNELCDRLPSPNGESAVQCSSLSSLPSVSFTIGGKAFDLAPDQYILKVGEGVSAQCISGFIALDVAPPRGPLWILGDIFIGRYHTVFDHGNLRVGFAEAA; encoded by the exons ATGGTTTTAGTGATTGATC TTTCCAAGATGAAAACCAGATCTAGAATCACTCTGGCTGCTCTTCTTCTCTTGTTCCTTCTGTCCCCAACGGTGTTCTCCACGCCCAATGATCGGTTGATCCGAGTTGGacttaaaaagaagaaattggACGACAGCAACCGGCTTgctggacaaattgactctacgGAAAGGGTAACAGTTCGAGCTCCTGTCAGAAAATATTATCTCCATGGTAACTCTGAGGACACCAGTATTGTCGCACTAAAGAACTACATGGATGCTCAGTATTTTGGTGAGATTGGAATTGGTACTCCTTCTCAAAAGTTCACTGTGATATTTGACACTGGAAGTTCTAATCTTTGGGTGCCCTCTTCGAAGTGTTATTTCTCA GTTGCTTGCTTTTTTCACTCAAAGTATAAGTCCAGCCAATCAAGCACCTACCAAAAGAATG GGAAATCTGCTGAGATCCATTATGGAACTGGAGCAATTTCAGGTTTCTTTAGCCAGGACCATGTCAAACTTGGGGATCTTATTGTTACGAATCAG GATTTTATCGAGGCAACCAGAGAGCCTAGCATCACGTTCTTGGCAGCCAAGTTTGATGGTATACTTGGACTTGGATTTCAAGAGATCTCAGTTGGTAATGCTCTCCCTGTCTG GTATAATATGGTCAATCAAGGTCTTATAAAAGAACCAGTTTTCTCATTTTGGTTAAACCGCAACATTGAAGGGGAAGAAGGGGGTGAAATTGTGTTTGGTGGAGTTGATTCTGATCATTACAATGGTGAGCACACCTATGTTCCTGTGACCCAGAAAGGCTATTGGCAG TTTGATTTGGACGATGTACTAGTTGATGGCGAAACAACTG GATTTTGTGGTGATGGTTGTTCAGCAATTGCCGATTCCGGAACCTCTTTGTTGGCTGGCCCAACT ACTGTCATTACACAAATCAATCATGCAATTGGAGCTTCTGGGGTTGTAAGCCAAGAATGCAAGGCAGTGATTGCGCAATATGGGAAAACCATTCTGGACATGCTGGTAGCTGAG ACACAACCCAAAAAAATCTGCTCCCAGATTGGTTTCTGTACTTTTTCTGGGACTCACAGCATTAG TATGGGCATTGAGAGTGTGGTTGATGGGAACAAAAACAAGGCATCTGGTGGGGTGCATGACGCCATGTGTACTGCTTGTGAGATGGCAGTGGTTTGGATGGCAAATCAGCTAAAACGGAATCAGACAGAAGATCAGATATTGAATTATGTCAATGAG CTTTGTGACCGACTTCCCAGTCCAAATGGAGAATCAGCAGTTCAATGTAGCAGTCTATCGTCCTTGCCTTCTGTTTCATTCACCATTGGTGGTAAAGCATTTGATCTTGCACCAGATCAG TATATTCTTAAAGTGGGAGAGGGAGTTTCTGCTCAATGCATTAGTGGATTTATTGCTTTGGATGTGGCCCCACCCCGTGGACCTCTCTG GATTCTGGGAGACATTTTCATTGGCCGCTATCACACAGTGTTTGATCATGGGAATCTTCGAGTTGGATTTGCTGAAGCAGCTTAA